A part of Lepeophtheirus salmonis unplaced genomic scaffold, UVic_Lsal_1.4 unplaced_contig_13191_pilon, whole genome shotgun sequence genomic DNA contains:
- the LOC121130886 gene encoding neprilysin-2 — protein MNNSADPCDDFYQFACGGFLNKTVVKSDEIKVNTFSEISDRVTSQLKTLLEKDSTTQDTKPFVLVRNFYRACINETAIETAGLEPLQKMISKLGGWLDTKDIHDMLRKGKKYNWTTDLKLLRENGYSTNILLELKVAQDWKNSSQSSFFLNRPKFGLKRDFLVNGRGDKRVEVQNEDNVIVSEPSYVKNLYGLMFDSSLEVVKDYVRWRVIESSIPNLNAAAQNISEAFSNNLYGTSSKQSIETTCIQLVSNKLKHAVGAMYVNKTDWVKNGKGVIVNAFYSGLNNALVLPAAILQGLVFSADRPNYLNLGAIGWIIGHEITHGFDNKGQKFDKDGDLVNWWDNNTKKNFSERAECFVEQYGNFTIKSVNKTIDGELTLGENIADNGGIREAYQAYRNYIIIILNYINIFICFIYFS, from the exons atgaaCAATTCTGCTGACCCTTGTGATGATTTTTACCAATTTGCCTGCGGCggatttttgaacaaaacaGTTGTCAAATCGGATGAAATTAAAGTGAATACGTTTTCAGAAATAAGTGATCGGGTAACGTCTCAg CTTAAAACATTACTGGAGAAAGATTCAACAACTCAAGATACAAAACCATTTGTCTTGGTGAGAAACTTTTATCGAGCATGTATAAATGAAACTGCTATTGAAACAGCAGGCCTGGAGCctcttcaaaaaatgatttcaaagtTAGGTGGTTGGTTAGATACTAAAGATATACATGATATGCTAAGGaaaggcaaaaaatataattggacGACGGATCTAAAATTATTACGAGAGAATGGATATTCTACAAATATTCTTCTGGAGCTTAAAGTTGCACAAGACTGGAAAAATTCTTctcaatcaagtttttttttgaatagaccAAAATTTGGATTAAAGCGAGATTTTCTAGTGAACGGCAGAGGAGATAAAAGAGTtgaa gtTCAAAATGAAGATAATGTCATCGTTTCTGAACCATCTTATGTTAAAAATCTCTATGGATTGATGTTTGACTCTTCTTTAGAAGTCGTAAAAGATTATGTCAGATGGAGAGTTATTGAATCATCGattccaaatttgaatgcagcagcacaaaatatttcagaagCCTTTTCAAACAATTTGTATGGCACAAGTAGTAAACAAAGTATAGAAACAACATGCATTCAGTTAGTTTCTAATAAGTTAAAACATGCTGTCGGTGCCATGTAT GTTAATAAAACAGACTGGGTAAAGAATGGAAAAGGAGTTATTGTTAATGCTTTTTATAGTGGGCTAAATAACGCTTTAGTACTACCAGCAGCAATTTTACAGGGATTGGTATTCTCTGCGGATCGTccaaactatttaaatttaggAGCTATAGGGTGGATTATAGGCCATGAAATTACTCATGGTTTTGATAACAAAGGCCAGAAGTTTGACAAAGATG gTGATTTAGTGAACTGGTGggacaataatacaaaaaaaaatttcagtgaACGAGCTGAGTGTTTTGTTGAGCAATATGGAAATTTTACCATCAAAAGTGTTAATAAAACAATTGATGGTGAGCTCACATTAGGAGAAAATATAGCAGATAATGGAGGAATCAGAGAAGCTTATCAAGCATAtcgtaattatattataattatacttaattatataaatatttttatttgtttcatatatttcagttga